From Rudanella lutea DSM 19387, a single genomic window includes:
- a CDS encoding ABC transporter ATP-binding protein gives MINLQNIEKVYRTSTIETLALNNINLHIRTGEFVSIMGPSGCGKSTLLNLMGLLDAPSAGRVEIGGETVTQYRDKELARLRNQKIGFIFQSFHLINDLSVLDNVEIPLLYRKGDASGSSRRQLAREALEKVGLSNRMNHFPNQLSGGQKQRVAIARAIVGQPSIILADEPTGNLDSAMGNEIMSILQQLNADGATIVMVTHDETMAKKTHRLVRLFDGAMVGDSVLMSERVNE, from the coding sequence ATGATTAACCTCCAGAACATCGAAAAAGTGTACCGGACCAGCACCATCGAAACGCTGGCCCTGAACAACATCAATCTGCACATCCGGACGGGTGAATTCGTCTCGATCATGGGGCCAAGCGGCTGCGGCAAGTCGACGTTACTCAACCTCATGGGCCTGCTCGACGCCCCCAGTGCGGGCCGGGTCGAGATTGGTGGCGAGACCGTCACGCAGTACCGCGACAAAGAACTGGCCCGGCTTCGGAACCAGAAAATTGGGTTCATTTTCCAGAGCTTCCACCTGATCAACGATCTCTCGGTGCTCGACAACGTAGAGATTCCCCTGTTGTACAGAAAGGGCGACGCATCGGGGTCGTCGCGTCGGCAACTGGCGCGGGAAGCCCTCGAAAAAGTAGGCCTGAGCAACCGAATGAACCATTTCCCGAACCAGCTGTCGGGTGGGCAAAAACAGCGGGTTGCTATTGCGCGGGCCATCGTGGGCCAACCATCCATCATCCTGGCCGACGAACCCACCGGTAACCTCGACAGCGCGATGGGCAACGAGATCATGTCGATTCTACAACAGCTCAACGCCGACGGGGCTACCATTGTGATGGTTACTCACGACGAAACAATGGCAAAAAAAACCCATCGGCTGGTCCGTTTGTTTGACGGGGCTATGGTGGGAGACTCCGTTTTAATGAGCGAAAGAGTGAATGAGTGA